Proteins from a genomic interval of Neodiprion lecontei isolate iyNeoLeco1 chromosome 2, iyNeoLeco1.1, whole genome shotgun sequence:
- the LOC107226202 gene encoding ATP synthase mitochondrial F1 complex assembly factor 2 isoform X1, whose amino-acid sequence MRLQTKLGSCRAQFCQRCLHEGLILRGYTALVTFMTKRGPQKANSWMMKCPLTASLQRTTGATVKRFYRKTNILSSGDQFEVTLDQRKLKTPKGKVFEVNNKPLALAVAMEWDSQVDIIDRSNMHLTALVSTSLDNPHNHTKLDMVNYIVNYLETDTVLFQTNDSGDLYNFQLKKWDPVIQWFCDRYQVDVTKTLSIKAPLVSPQTKETLARHLLSYNFNAVQGYTYAVDTLKSVILALATAERTISVETAVSLARLEEEYQVSFWGNVEWSHELNKQDLQSRLSAAMLFVHLNSSWTTSKPKNDELNNL is encoded by the exons TGCCGGGCACAGTTCTGCCAACGCTGCTTACACGAAGGACTAATCCTCCGTGGCTATACAGCGTTGGTGACATTTATGACAAAAAGGGGACCGCAGAAAGCAAATTCGTGGATGATGAAATGTCCGCTTACAGCATCCTTACAGCGTACTACTGGAG CTACTGTAAAGAGGTTTTACAGAAAAACCAATATTTTGTCCAGCGGTGATCAGTTTGAAGTGACCCTAGATCAGAGAAAACTAAAAACTCCAAAAGGGAAGGTGTTTGAAGTCAATAATAAACCTCTGGCTCTAGCTGTAGCCATGGAATGGGATAGCCAAGTCGATATAATTGACAGGTCTAACATGCATTTG acTGCTTTGGTCAGCACATCACTGGATAATCCACATAATCATACTAAATTGGATATGGTCAACTATATAGTTAATTATTTAGAGACAGATACTGTACTCTTTCAAACGAAT GATTCCGGTGATctctacaattttcaattaaagaAGTGGGACCCTGTAATTCAATGGTTTTGTGATCGTTATCAAGTTGATGTCACCAAAACATTGAGTATAAAAGCACCACTTGTATCTCCGCAAACAAAAGAAACATTAGCCAGGCACTTGTTATCCTACAATTTTAATGCAGTGCAAG GATACACATATGCTGTTGATACATTGAAATCTGTTATTTTGGCACTGGCCACAGCTGAGAGAACTATTTCAGTTGAAACAGCAGTTTCTTTGGCTCGTTTGGAAGAGGAATACCAG GTCTCGTTTTGGGGGAATGTCGAGTGGTCACACGAGCTTAACAAACAGGATTTACAATCGCGATTGTCAGCTGCGATGTTATTCGTCCACTTGAATTCATCTTGGACCACATCTAAACCAAAAAATGATGAGTTGAACAATTTATGA
- the LOC107226202 gene encoding ATP synthase mitochondrial F1 complex assembly factor 2 isoform X2 — MFHFKFKIFKPTSHATRHMATVKRFYRKTNILSSGDQFEVTLDQRKLKTPKGKVFEVNNKPLALAVAMEWDSQVDIIDRSNMHLTALVSTSLDNPHNHTKLDMVNYIVNYLETDTVLFQTNDSGDLYNFQLKKWDPVIQWFCDRYQVDVTKTLSIKAPLVSPQTKETLARHLLSYNFNAVQGYTYAVDTLKSVILALATAERTISVETAVSLARLEEEYQVSFWGNVEWSHELNKQDLQSRLSAAMLFVHLNSSWTTSKPKNDELNNL, encoded by the exons atgtttcatttcaaatttaaaatttttaagccTACTTCACATGCCACTCGCCACATGG CTACTGTAAAGAGGTTTTACAGAAAAACCAATATTTTGTCCAGCGGTGATCAGTTTGAAGTGACCCTAGATCAGAGAAAACTAAAAACTCCAAAAGGGAAGGTGTTTGAAGTCAATAATAAACCTCTGGCTCTAGCTGTAGCCATGGAATGGGATAGCCAAGTCGATATAATTGACAGGTCTAACATGCATTTG acTGCTTTGGTCAGCACATCACTGGATAATCCACATAATCATACTAAATTGGATATGGTCAACTATATAGTTAATTATTTAGAGACAGATACTGTACTCTTTCAAACGAAT GATTCCGGTGATctctacaattttcaattaaagaAGTGGGACCCTGTAATTCAATGGTTTTGTGATCGTTATCAAGTTGATGTCACCAAAACATTGAGTATAAAAGCACCACTTGTATCTCCGCAAACAAAAGAAACATTAGCCAGGCACTTGTTATCCTACAATTTTAATGCAGTGCAAG GATACACATATGCTGTTGATACATTGAAATCTGTTATTTTGGCACTGGCCACAGCTGAGAGAACTATTTCAGTTGAAACAGCAGTTTCTTTGGCTCGTTTGGAAGAGGAATACCAG GTCTCGTTTTGGGGGAATGTCGAGTGGTCACACGAGCTTAACAAACAGGATTTACAATCGCGATTGTCAGCTGCGATGTTATTCGTCCACTTGAATTCATCTTGGACCACATCTAAACCAAAAAATGATGAGTTGAACAATTTATGA